DNA sequence from the Methylomonas albis genome:
GGTCGGCGATTTGACGCCGGACAGCGGTGAAGTGAAATGGTCGGAAAATGCCGAAGTCGGTTATTTTGCTCAGGATCACGCTGAAGATTTTGCCGAAGACATGCCGCTGATCGAATGGATGGGCCAATGGCGCAAAGAATCTGACGACGATCAGACCATCCGCGGCACGCTGGGGCGTTTGCTATTTTCCAATGATGAGATCAACAAATCCGTGAAAGTGATTTCCGGCGGCGAGCAAGGCCGGATGTTGTTCGGCAAATTAATTCTGCAAAAAAACAATGTGATGGTGCTGGACGAACCCACCAACCATTTGGATATGGAATCGATCGAATCGTTGAATGCCGCGTTGGAAAGCTATCCCGGCACCTTGATTTTCGTCAGTCACGACCGTGAGTTTGTGTCATCGTTGGCGACCCGCATCATCGAATTGACGCCGACCGGCATCGTCGATTTCAGCGGTAACTACGAAGATTATTTGAACAGCCAGGACATTAGTTAGGGCTATCAGGCGCAATCCGTATTGCGCCGAAAGTGGCGAGGAGGGTACCTCAGAAGTACCCCTCCGAGCTTACGAAGTACCCGGTCGAGCTTGTCAGCTATCCCGTCAATCTTCCGCAGTATCCGGCCAATCTTTCGTATTGCCATGCCGATCTTTTTCGGGGTCAAGGTGATTGTTTTAGGATTGCGGCCAATCTTTTTGGGTAGCCAATCGATGCTCGCCGCTACCATCTCGATTGTTTGCGTATCAAGCGGCGGGCAAAATTGGCAACTGTCTAGTATTTGCTCTTGAATCGTGAGCAGCGAAGGGTGAATGTCGCCGTTCAAGAGCCCCCAACTAATCGGTAAAGAAAACATGGCAGGTATTGAATGCGGAGCGGCCAAGCTGCTTTGCCGACTGCTTGGGGGCTTATCGTCCATTGGCAATGGCGCTTGCAAGATGGTGTGCGAGTTTGCTGCTAGTTGGCCTTAAATAGCGTTCCTACCTGGCAATTGCCGGATTGATGGCAATGCGTACACTTTGCTGTTGCCTCGGGTAAGAGATCAGTCTGCCCGGTCTCAATAATGGAACGTAATAATTGCGCTGTGAACCTAAGGTCGGGTAACTTCGGGCCAAACTGCGGATAGCCCAGTCCAAGCAGCAAGGAGCCAGCGAACTGGGCCTTGTTATCGCGGCCGTCCGACATCGATGCGTCTAACAAATACCGCGTAAGTGGGCAATTTTCGCCGAACACTATTTCGCTCGTCATCAATAAGTTGTGGGATACCAGTAAGGGCGCCCAGCATACGATATTGAAACAAAAAAATAAGCACCACTCTGTGGTAATTAATTGGTACAGATATGGTAATTTTATGTATTTAACGGGCTTGGATGAGGTATTACTTGGTAAGCAGCCCCTGCTCCATTGCAAAGCGGGTGACTTCAGCGGTACTGTGAAGATCCAGCTTTGCCATCAGGTTGCGGCGGTGCGAGATGACCGTCGGCGTGGCCAGGTGCAGTTGCTTCCCGATTTCCGCCGAGGTCATCCCGGTAGCGATCATTCCTAAAATCTGCCGCTGCCGTTTGGTCAGGCTTTCGGCAGCTTTACCGGTTTCTGCCTTGACTGGCGTGCGCGCTGAACTCTCGTGGATCAGCGATTCGATCCGCTTTAATAAGTCCATGCCTTCATCCTTCAGGCGCTTGCGCTGGGTAATATCCAGTATCGTGCCGACCATGCGCAGCGGGGCGTTGTTTTTGTCTCGATAAGTAACCTTGCCTTTGGCTTCGACCGTAACCCAATGGCCATTCTTATGCCGCAACTGGTGTTCGCTTTCGAAGCTGGCGGTTTCACCCTGTAAATGAGCCGAAATGTTCTGCTTGAAGCGTTCAAGGTGCTTGGGATTGATCAAACCCATCCAATTATCTTCGTCACCACCCAGTTCCTGGTTGGTATAGCCGAGCAATTCGAACCAGCGACTTCCTACGGTGATTTTACGCTCAGGAATGTTCCAGTCCCATAAAACCAGTCCCGATCCCATAAGCGCCAGCTCCAGTCGCTCCTCGCTTTCTGCTAACGCCATTTCGGCCTGCTTTTGCACAGTAACATCCTGCCCCATGCCCATCCATTCGAGGATGTGCCCCTGCTTATTGCGTATCGGCACCGCGCGCACGTTCATCCAGCGCCAGGCGCCATCGAAACGGCGAATGCGGTGCAGGTTCGAGAACGCCTTGCCATTCTCGACAGCTGATTGCCATCGCTCCACAGCGGCGGCAACATCGTCCGGATGGATGGCTTTGGTCCAGCCGGCGCCAAGCATTTCTTCCGCCGTCTGGCCGGTGAATGCCATCCATAACGGTTGCGGGGTAACTTGAAGACCCGTGGCAGGACAGAACCACGTCACCACACAGGTTGTCTCCACCAGCGTCCGGTAGCGCTCCTCGCTTGTCTGCAAGCTGGCCAAGGCTTCACGCTCCGCCGTGATGTCCCGACCGACTGCTTGGGTTTCCTTGAGGATGCCGGCAGCATCGAAAAATCCCCGATTGACGAATTGCATCCAGCGAATTTCGTTATTGGCCACAAATACCCGGTTCTCGATAGTCACGACGGGATTGTCGGGTGTCAACTCGCGCAGCCTGGCCTCGATCATAGGAACATCGTCGGGATAGGCTGCCGGATGCCAGTGATGACCGATCAGGTCTGCGGCGGATTTTCCGAATAGCCGGCAAAACACCTCATTGACGAATATGTAAGTGCCATCGGGCAAGAAGCGGGTAATGACTTCGGTCTGGTCTTCCACTACCGAGCGATACTGTGACTCGCTCTTTTCCAGCTGCTGGACATTTTGGTAGGTTTCGGTCCTGTCGATGATGGCTCCCACCACCATATCCGGATAACCCTCTAGGCTGGAGACGTTAAATTCATACCAGCCCGTGCTGCCATCCTTGCGTTTTTGCGGGATGGTTCCGTTATAGGTTCGGCCTGCCGCGATGCTCGGATAAGCCTCGGAGCCGAATGTCTTATAGCTCTTTTCATCAAGGAACAGCTGACGGGTGGGCTGGCCAATCAATTCGCCCGGTTCGTAAGCTAAGATGCGATGCAGGGCTGCGTTGGCCCAGACAATCTGCCTGTCTTTGACGATCACGATGGCGATGAAGTCGCTATTCAAAACTGCGGCATATTGACCAATTGAATTTTCGAGCATAGGGCGCCTTGGCTTGCAGGGTATTGGATGTTTTGGCGGCAGGATACACTTTAAGCGTTGCTAGACATGCGCTAGATTTCTGTCGCCACACATGCCGGCACTCAGGAATCGAGACCGACTACTGTAATTGACAATGATGATGGTATGGCAATTCTGCCATGGAGGGAATCGGCTGACCTCTCGTCAATCACTCCGCGCTTAATGCCAACCCTGTCAGCCTTCTGCGTTTAATCCACTCTCACGCTTCTCCCAGTTGGCTTTGGTTTCCATGATCGTCGGCAGTATAGTCATGAAACATTCGATAAAGTTTGGATCGAAATGCTGTCCGGCGCCTTGTTTGAGAAATGTCAAAATTTCACCCAAAGCCCACGCCTGTTTATACGGGCGGGTCATTGATAAGGCATCAAAAACATCCGCGATAGCAACAATACGCGCCGACTCGGGTATGGATAAACCGGTTAAGCCCAAGGGATAGCCACTGCCGTCCCATTTTTCGTGATGGTGTAAAGCAATTTCAGCGGCCAGATTGAATAGTGGGGAATAGCTGGTTGACAGGATGTCATAGCCAATTTGCGTGTGGGTTTTCATGATGACCCATTCTCCGGCATCCAATTTACCGGGCTTGCGCAAAATAGAGTCGGGAATGCCTATCTTGCCGGTATCATGCATGGCCGCGGCAAATTCGATGAGTTCGTATTGATCAACAGGCCAACCCAAAGCTTGAGCTAAGTGGCGAGAATAAGCGGCCATGCGCCAAATATGCATCCCGGTGTCGGTATCATTGAAATGTCCGGCTTTGCCGAGCATATAGATGGCGTCGCGATAACTATCTTCCAGTTTGGTTGCGCGAATCAAGGATAGATGCGTTTTTACCCGCGCGAGCACGATGTCGGCTGATACCGGCTTGGTAAGATAATCGACGCAGCCAATATCAAATCCCTCTTTCTCGCTGCCGCATTCCGCCAATGAGGTCACAAAAATAACCGGTATCGATTCAAGTTTAGGGTCGGCCTTTAGCGCCCGACAGACTTGGTAGCCATCCAGTTCCGGCATCCGGATATCAAGCAAAATCAAACTAGGGCGAACTTTATTGACCAATTCCAGCGCTTCTTTGCCGTTGACGGCAAACCTTAACGCGTAATCCTTTTGTAAAATCTGCCGTAAAATTGCCAGGTTGCTGGGTTCATCATCAACAATAAGAATGGGGCCATGGGTCATTGCTAGTAATCTCTATAAAAAATCAGGGCGGCGAAATCCGTATCAGTAGTTCTTTTGACAGGGCTATCGCGGCATTGAAATCAAAATCGTCAAGCCGAGAGCGAATACTCTCTATTTCCGATGCGGGCAGTTTTATTGCCAAGTCTTGTAACTGTTTTTCCGCAAGTTGAGGATCGTGCTGCTCCAAGGCCTCAAGTAACTCGCAAATTAAGCGGGTCAATGCTATTGAGTCTTTGGGCGCTTTATTGGTGGTTGCGGATTCAAGCATTTCATTATTACTTTGGATCAAAACAGCAATTGAGCTACAGGCTTCGTCTATGGCTGCTTGCAGCTCCTGGCTTGCTTTACCGGACGCCGCGTCTTCGCTTTTTAACAGTTCATTGAGCTCGCGTGCTTTCAGTGCCACCTGCTTTAATGCAAGCGTACCGGCCACGCCAACCAGTTTATGAGTCAGTATAGCTGCCGGGGCTAAGTCACCGTTGTTGATGTATTCATTGATAGTTTCGCCGACACCGGCATAGTTTTCCACAAATTTACTTAAATACTTTTGGTAAAGATCCTTATCTCGCCACTGATTAAGTAAGTAAGCCAAATCGATGCCCGGCAAAGCTACGGAAGCATAGGTGGAGATTGATGATTGTGTCGCAGGTGCTGAAGGGGTCTCCAAGGAGGTGGCAACCGAACTGTCCTTATCCCTTGCGCCCAAGTCGGTAAAGTGGTGAATCACATTCAGCAGGTGGTCCACGTTAAAGGGCTTGGACACATAATCATCCATACCGGCTTCGCGCGCGGCGTCCTCCAATTCATTGAAAGCGCCCGCCGTAAGGGCAATGATAGGCAAGCTCTGCCACTGCCGCTGTTGTCTGATCAGCTTGGTTGCCGCATAGCCATCCAGGCGCGGCATTTGTATATCCATCAAGATGATGTCAACGACGTGATCTTTAGCCGATAACCAATCCAACGCCTCTTGCCCGTCACTTGCCAGAAACACAGCGGCACCGTCAGCTTCCAGTATCTGCTTAGCTACTTCACGATTGATCTCACTGTCATCCACTACCAGGACTCTAACCCCAGATATACGCGGGAGGTAAGGCAATTTGGGCGGAGTGGACGCTAGTCCATTGTTTGGTTCGCGCCGAGATAATTGCATGGAAACCGCGTTGTACAAAACAGATGCCGTAATGGGCTTACTCAATACGGTATCGATAAAGACCATGTCGGGATGTGAGAGCAGCTCATCGTAGGTATACGCGGTGACCATAATCAGCACAGGCATGTTCTGCGCATCGCAACCCTTTGCTTGCAGCGTTTGCCGGATAGCCCGCGCAGCAGCGAAACCATCCAAGCCAGGCATTTTCCAGTCAAGCAAGATCACGTCATAGTGCGGATGGGTTTCCCATTGCGACTCAATCTGGAATAGCGCCATTTCCCCGGAAGCGGTGCTATCTGCTGTCCAGCCTAGGCATTTTGCAGTATTAACCAGCGCTGCTCGTGCCGGATCACTATCGTCACTTACCAATACATGTAGAGCACTTAAAGCGGGCGAATGCGTTTTT
Encoded proteins:
- a CDS encoding PAS domain S-box protein, whose product is MLENSIGQYAAVLNSDFIAIVIVKDRQIVWANAALHRILAYEPGELIGQPTRQLFLDEKSYKTFGSEAYPSIAAGRTYNGTIPQKRKDGSTGWYEFNVSSLEGYPDMVVGAIIDRTETYQNVQQLEKSESQYRSVVEDQTEVITRFLPDGTYIFVNEVFCRLFGKSAADLIGHHWHPAAYPDDVPMIEARLRELTPDNPVVTIENRVFVANNEIRWMQFVNRGFFDAAGILKETQAVGRDITAEREALASLQTSEERYRTLVETTCVVTWFCPATGLQVTPQPLWMAFTGQTAEEMLGAGWTKAIHPDDVAAAVERWQSAVENGKAFSNLHRIRRFDGAWRWMNVRAVPIRNKQGHILEWMGMGQDVTVQKQAEMALAESEERLELALMGSGLVLWDWNIPERKITVGSRWFELLGYTNQELGGDEDNWMGLINPKHLERFKQNISAHLQGETASFESEHQLRHKNGHWVTVEAKGKVTYRDKNNAPLRMVGTILDITQRKRLKDEGMDLLKRIESLIHESSARTPVKAETGKAAESLTKRQRQILGMIATGMTSAEIGKQLHLATPTVISHRRNLMAKLDLHSTAEVTRFAMEQGLLTK
- a CDS encoding response regulator is translated as MTHGPILIVDDEPSNLAILRQILQKDYALRFAVNGKEALELVNKVRPSLILLDIRMPELDGYQVCRALKADPKLESIPVIFVTSLAECGSEKEGFDIGCVDYLTKPVSADIVLARVKTHLSLIRATKLEDSYRDAIYMLGKAGHFNDTDTGMHIWRMAAYSRHLAQALGWPVDQYELIEFAAAMHDTGKIGIPDSILRKPGKLDAGEWVIMKTHTQIGYDILSTSYSPLFNLAAEIALHHHEKWDGSGYPLGLTGLSIPESARIVAIADVFDALSMTRPYKQAWALGEILTFLKQGAGQHFDPNFIECFMTILPTIMETKANWEKRESGLNAEG